TCCGTCGGACCCTGCTTACAAGCAATAATATCACTTTCTAATTGAAAAATGTGAGCGTCATTTACCAGTGTAAAGCGTTGTTTGATATCATTCCAAAGTTGAGTTGCTTCTTCCGGCAGAGTGATGGAGGTGCGTAAATCCGGAATAATGGAATTGTAAATCCACGCAGACACCAAAGCATTTGCGGAGCGCCAGGATTTGTATTCAGGGTCCGATGGTGGTGGCTTGGAGATGGTGCCGTCGATATAATCGAGTTTCCCTTTTGCGAGAAGGGCCAATCGAAAAGTTCGATACCATTCATCATAATTCTTTCTGGTCAGAAACGTTTGAGTGATGTTTGCTCCGGGGTTTTCGACCGGAACAATCGAGAAGTaagttgttgattttgattcggATTTCGATTCGTGAGGAATTTCGTGATTTGTCATCGTGAAAGAAGAAGAACAGAACGGTGTTTACGAGGGATTAGGATCGAGTAAACC
The Silene latifolia isolate original U9 population chromosome 11, ASM4854445v1, whole genome shotgun sequence genome window above contains:
- the LOC141614673 gene encoding uncharacterized protein LOC141614673, with amino-acid sequence MTNHEIPHESKSESKSTTYFSIVPVENPGANITQTFLTRKNYDEWYRTFRLALLAKGKLDYIDGTISKPPPSDPEYKSWRSANALVSAWIYNSIIPDLRTSITLPEEATQLWNDIKQRFTLVNDAHIFQLESDIIACKQGPTESIMAYYGRIKKLWDDLLESDALPDCHCNPCSCNLLKHLERRRDKKRVRSFLMGLDARYGVLRSHILGTDPLPSLNQIYNRLQHEEGMRHTLDNPTPDSRPEPMAYATTVTNYGSRNTGGV